In a genomic window of Sus scrofa isolate TJ Tabasco breed Duroc chromosome 4, Sscrofa11.1, whole genome shotgun sequence:
- the CD84 gene encoding SLAM family member 5 isoform X4, which produces MAHHHTWILLLCLQTRLGAVGSNTDITMVNGILGESVTFSLSILKSEEVKSISWNSKTSVAVVVPGNSGTTITVTHQNYYDRLNVSGLNYNLELRNLRMEDSGIYKADITVKSLEKVTTITKCYDLQVYRRLGKPKITRSLMTSMNGTCNVTLTCSVEKEEKNVTYSWSHLGREGNVLQIFQTPDNQHLTYTCTAWNPVSNNSDSISAQQLCADIAVGLQTRHPGLLSGLAVLSVFIIIIPSVILCLMYKRGQGSYLKTFSKNPDADSKKTIYTYITAAKDAQTAEYRIYDEIPQSKRLHSVSIMDEIFGHWRLIQPEASLEVRSWD; this is translated from the exons ATGGCTCATCACCACACATGGATCTTGCTTCTTTGCCTTCAAACCC GTCTGGGAGCAGTTGGAAGCAACACAGACATCACTATGGTAAATGGGATTCTGGGGGAGTCAGTGACTTTCTCCTTAAGTATCCTCAAATCAGAAGAAGTTAAAAGTATTTCCTGGAATTCCAAAACATCTGTCGCTGTTGTAGTACCAGGAAACTCAGGAACAACGATTACTGTAACCCACCAAAATTACTATGACCGACTAAATGTCTCAGGTCTGAACTACAACCTGGAGCTCAGAAATCTGAGGATGGAAGATTCAGGGATCTACAAAGCTGACATTACTGTAAAGAGCCTTGAAAAAGTCACCACCATCACTAAGTGCTACGACCTTCAAGTCTATC GTCGGCTTGGGAAGCCAAAAATTACTCGGAGTTTAATGACATCTATGAATGGCACCTGTAATGTCACACTGACATGCTctgtggagaaagaagaaaagaatgtgacATACAGTTGGAGTCACCTGGGCAGAGAGGGCAATGTCCTTCAAATCTTCCAGACCCCTGACAACCAACACCTGACTTACACATGTACAGCCTGGAACCCTGTCAGCAACAATTCTGACTCCATCTCTGCCCAGCAGCTCTGTGCAG ACATCGCAGTGGGCCTCCAGACTCGCCACCCTGGGCTGCTGAGTGGGCTGGCTGTGCTCTCTGTGTTTATAATCATCATACCTTCAGTGATTTTGTGTCTTATGTACAAGAGAGGACAAG GTTCCTACTTGAAGACCTTCAGTAAGAACCCTG ATGCTGACTCAAAGAAaacaatatacacatacattacaGCTGCGAAAGATGCCCAGACAGCAGAGTACAGAATCTACGATGAAATCCCCCAGTCCAAG
- the CD84 gene encoding SLAM family member 5 isoform X5 codes for MAHHHTWILLLCLQTRLGAVGSNTDITMVNGILGESVTFSLSILKSEEVKSISWNSKTSVAVVVPGNSGTTITVTHQNYYDRLNVSGLNYNLELRNLRMEDSGIYKADITVKSLEKVTTITKCYDLQVYRRLGKPKITRSLMTSMNGTCNVTLTCSVEKEEKNVTYSWSHLGREGNVLQIFQTPDNQHLTYTCTAWNPVSNNSDSISAQQLCADIAVGLQTRHPGLLSGLAVLSVFIIIIPSVILCLMYKRGQGSYLKTFSKNPDADSKKTIYTYITAAKDAQTAEYRIYDEIPQSKPFCCTLSFQPGASWFPWDSLFLGIRCWGP; via the exons ATGGCTCATCACCACACATGGATCTTGCTTCTTTGCCTTCAAACCC GTCTGGGAGCAGTTGGAAGCAACACAGACATCACTATGGTAAATGGGATTCTGGGGGAGTCAGTGACTTTCTCCTTAAGTATCCTCAAATCAGAAGAAGTTAAAAGTATTTCCTGGAATTCCAAAACATCTGTCGCTGTTGTAGTACCAGGAAACTCAGGAACAACGATTACTGTAACCCACCAAAATTACTATGACCGACTAAATGTCTCAGGTCTGAACTACAACCTGGAGCTCAGAAATCTGAGGATGGAAGATTCAGGGATCTACAAAGCTGACATTACTGTAAAGAGCCTTGAAAAAGTCACCACCATCACTAAGTGCTACGACCTTCAAGTCTATC GTCGGCTTGGGAAGCCAAAAATTACTCGGAGTTTAATGACATCTATGAATGGCACCTGTAATGTCACACTGACATGCTctgtggagaaagaagaaaagaatgtgacATACAGTTGGAGTCACCTGGGCAGAGAGGGCAATGTCCTTCAAATCTTCCAGACCCCTGACAACCAACACCTGACTTACACATGTACAGCCTGGAACCCTGTCAGCAACAATTCTGACTCCATCTCTGCCCAGCAGCTCTGTGCAG ACATCGCAGTGGGCCTCCAGACTCGCCACCCTGGGCTGCTGAGTGGGCTGGCTGTGCTCTCTGTGTTTATAATCATCATACCTTCAGTGATTTTGTGTCTTATGTACAAGAGAGGACAAG GTTCCTACTTGAAGACCTTCAGTAAGAACCCTG ATGCTGACTCAAAGAAaacaatatacacatacattacaGCTGCGAAAGATGCCCAGACAGCAGAGTACAGAATCTACGATGAAATCCCCCAGTCCAAG CCCTTCTGCTGTACCTTGTCATTCCAACCAGGAGCCAGCTGGTTCCCTTGGGATTCTCTGTTTCTTGGAATTCGTTGCTGGGGGCCTTAG
- the CD84 gene encoding SLAM family member 5 isoform X9: MAHHHTWILLLCLQTRRLGKPKITRSLMTSMNGTCNVTLTCSVEKEEKNVTYSWSHLGREGNVLQIFQTPDNQHLTYTCTAWNPVSNNSDSISAQQLCADIAVGLQTRHPGLLSGLAVLSVFIIIIPSVILCLMYKRGQGSYLKTFSKNPDADSKKTIYTYITAAKDAQTAEYRIYDEIPQSKVPPTKEEPVNTIYSIVQYSDKTEKSTQDSKPSGTSSYEIVI; the protein is encoded by the exons ATGGCTCATCACCACACATGGATCTTGCTTCTTTGCCTTCAAACCC GTCGGCTTGGGAAGCCAAAAATTACTCGGAGTTTAATGACATCTATGAATGGCACCTGTAATGTCACACTGACATGCTctgtggagaaagaagaaaagaatgtgacATACAGTTGGAGTCACCTGGGCAGAGAGGGCAATGTCCTTCAAATCTTCCAGACCCCTGACAACCAACACCTGACTTACACATGTACAGCCTGGAACCCTGTCAGCAACAATTCTGACTCCATCTCTGCCCAGCAGCTCTGTGCAG ACATCGCAGTGGGCCTCCAGACTCGCCACCCTGGGCTGCTGAGTGGGCTGGCTGTGCTCTCTGTGTTTATAATCATCATACCTTCAGTGATTTTGTGTCTTATGTACAAGAGAGGACAAG GTTCCTACTTGAAGACCTTCAGTAAGAACCCTG ATGCTGACTCAAAGAAaacaatatacacatacattacaGCTGCGAAAGATGCCCAGACAGCAGAGTACAGAATCTACGATGAAATCCCCCAGTCCAAG GTGCCCCCCACCAAGGAGGAGCCAGTGAACACGATTTATTCCATAGTGCAGTATTCTGATAAG
- the CD84 gene encoding SLAM family member 5 isoform X3: MAHHHTWILLLCLQTRLGAVGSNTDITMVNGILGESVTFSLSILKSEEVKSISWNSKTSVAVVVPGNSGTTITVTHQNYYDRLNVSGLNYNLELRNLRMEDSGIYKADITVKSLEKVTTITKCYDLQVYRRLGKPKITRSLMTSMNGTCNVTLTCSVEKEEKNVTYSWSHLGREGNVLQIFQTPDNQHLTYTCTAWNPVSNNSDSISAQQLCADIAVGLQTRHPGLLSGLAVLSVFIIIIPSVILCLMYKRGQGSYLKTFSKNPDADSKKTIYTYITAAKDAQTAEYRIYDEIPQSKVPPTKEEPVNTIYSIVQYSDKTEKSTQDSKPSGTSSYEIVI; the protein is encoded by the exons ATGGCTCATCACCACACATGGATCTTGCTTCTTTGCCTTCAAACCC GTCTGGGAGCAGTTGGAAGCAACACAGACATCACTATGGTAAATGGGATTCTGGGGGAGTCAGTGACTTTCTCCTTAAGTATCCTCAAATCAGAAGAAGTTAAAAGTATTTCCTGGAATTCCAAAACATCTGTCGCTGTTGTAGTACCAGGAAACTCAGGAACAACGATTACTGTAACCCACCAAAATTACTATGACCGACTAAATGTCTCAGGTCTGAACTACAACCTGGAGCTCAGAAATCTGAGGATGGAAGATTCAGGGATCTACAAAGCTGACATTACTGTAAAGAGCCTTGAAAAAGTCACCACCATCACTAAGTGCTACGACCTTCAAGTCTATC GTCGGCTTGGGAAGCCAAAAATTACTCGGAGTTTAATGACATCTATGAATGGCACCTGTAATGTCACACTGACATGCTctgtggagaaagaagaaaagaatgtgacATACAGTTGGAGTCACCTGGGCAGAGAGGGCAATGTCCTTCAAATCTTCCAGACCCCTGACAACCAACACCTGACTTACACATGTACAGCCTGGAACCCTGTCAGCAACAATTCTGACTCCATCTCTGCCCAGCAGCTCTGTGCAG ACATCGCAGTGGGCCTCCAGACTCGCCACCCTGGGCTGCTGAGTGGGCTGGCTGTGCTCTCTGTGTTTATAATCATCATACCTTCAGTGATTTTGTGTCTTATGTACAAGAGAGGACAAG GTTCCTACTTGAAGACCTTCAGTAAGAACCCTG ATGCTGACTCAAAGAAaacaatatacacatacattacaGCTGCGAAAGATGCCCAGACAGCAGAGTACAGAATCTACGATGAAATCCCCCAGTCCAAG GTGCCCCCCACCAAGGAGGAGCCAGTGAACACGATTTATTCCATAGTGCAGTATTCTGATAAG
- the CD84 gene encoding SLAM family member 5 isoform X2 — protein MAHHHTWILLLCLQTRLGAVGSNTDITMVNGILGESVTFSLSILKSEEVKSISWNSKTSVAVVVPGNSGTTITVTHQNYYDRLNVSGLNYNLELRNLRMEDSGIYKADITVKSLEKVTTITKCYDLQVYRRLGKPKITRSLMTSMNGTCNVTLTCSVEKEEKNVTYSWSHLGREGNVLQIFQTPDNQHLTYTCTAWNPVSNNSDSISAQQLCADIAVGLQTRHPGLLSGLAVLSVFIIIIPSVILCLMYKRGQGSYLKTFSKNPDADSKKTIYTYITAAKDAQTAEYRIYDEIPQSKVPPTKEEPVNTIYSIVQYSDKRLHSVSIMDEIFGHWRLIQPEASLEVRSWD, from the exons ATGGCTCATCACCACACATGGATCTTGCTTCTTTGCCTTCAAACCC GTCTGGGAGCAGTTGGAAGCAACACAGACATCACTATGGTAAATGGGATTCTGGGGGAGTCAGTGACTTTCTCCTTAAGTATCCTCAAATCAGAAGAAGTTAAAAGTATTTCCTGGAATTCCAAAACATCTGTCGCTGTTGTAGTACCAGGAAACTCAGGAACAACGATTACTGTAACCCACCAAAATTACTATGACCGACTAAATGTCTCAGGTCTGAACTACAACCTGGAGCTCAGAAATCTGAGGATGGAAGATTCAGGGATCTACAAAGCTGACATTACTGTAAAGAGCCTTGAAAAAGTCACCACCATCACTAAGTGCTACGACCTTCAAGTCTATC GTCGGCTTGGGAAGCCAAAAATTACTCGGAGTTTAATGACATCTATGAATGGCACCTGTAATGTCACACTGACATGCTctgtggagaaagaagaaaagaatgtgacATACAGTTGGAGTCACCTGGGCAGAGAGGGCAATGTCCTTCAAATCTTCCAGACCCCTGACAACCAACACCTGACTTACACATGTACAGCCTGGAACCCTGTCAGCAACAATTCTGACTCCATCTCTGCCCAGCAGCTCTGTGCAG ACATCGCAGTGGGCCTCCAGACTCGCCACCCTGGGCTGCTGAGTGGGCTGGCTGTGCTCTCTGTGTTTATAATCATCATACCTTCAGTGATTTTGTGTCTTATGTACAAGAGAGGACAAG GTTCCTACTTGAAGACCTTCAGTAAGAACCCTG ATGCTGACTCAAAGAAaacaatatacacatacattacaGCTGCGAAAGATGCCCAGACAGCAGAGTACAGAATCTACGATGAAATCCCCCAGTCCAAG GTGCCCCCCACCAAGGAGGAGCCAGTGAACACGATTTATTCCATAGTGCAGTATTCTGATAAG
- the CD84 gene encoding SLAM family member 5 isoform X6 encodes MAHHHTWILLLCLQTRLGAVGSNTDITMVNGILGESVTFSLSILKSEEVKSISWNSKTSVAVVVPGNSGTTITVTHQNYYDRLNVSGLNYNLELRNLRMEDSGIYKADITVKSLEKVTTITKCYDLQVYRRLGKPKITRSLMTSMNGTCNVTLTCSVEKEEKNVTYSWSHLGREGNVLQIFQTPDNQHLTYTCTAWNPVSNNSDSISAQQLCADIAVGLQTRHPGLLSGLAVLSVFIIIIPSVILCLMYKRGQGSYLKTFSKNPDADSKKTIYTYITAAKDAQTAEYRIYDEIPQSKTEKSTQDSKPSGTSSYEIVI; translated from the exons ATGGCTCATCACCACACATGGATCTTGCTTCTTTGCCTTCAAACCC GTCTGGGAGCAGTTGGAAGCAACACAGACATCACTATGGTAAATGGGATTCTGGGGGAGTCAGTGACTTTCTCCTTAAGTATCCTCAAATCAGAAGAAGTTAAAAGTATTTCCTGGAATTCCAAAACATCTGTCGCTGTTGTAGTACCAGGAAACTCAGGAACAACGATTACTGTAACCCACCAAAATTACTATGACCGACTAAATGTCTCAGGTCTGAACTACAACCTGGAGCTCAGAAATCTGAGGATGGAAGATTCAGGGATCTACAAAGCTGACATTACTGTAAAGAGCCTTGAAAAAGTCACCACCATCACTAAGTGCTACGACCTTCAAGTCTATC GTCGGCTTGGGAAGCCAAAAATTACTCGGAGTTTAATGACATCTATGAATGGCACCTGTAATGTCACACTGACATGCTctgtggagaaagaagaaaagaatgtgacATACAGTTGGAGTCACCTGGGCAGAGAGGGCAATGTCCTTCAAATCTTCCAGACCCCTGACAACCAACACCTGACTTACACATGTACAGCCTGGAACCCTGTCAGCAACAATTCTGACTCCATCTCTGCCCAGCAGCTCTGTGCAG ACATCGCAGTGGGCCTCCAGACTCGCCACCCTGGGCTGCTGAGTGGGCTGGCTGTGCTCTCTGTGTTTATAATCATCATACCTTCAGTGATTTTGTGTCTTATGTACAAGAGAGGACAAG GTTCCTACTTGAAGACCTTCAGTAAGAACCCTG ATGCTGACTCAAAGAAaacaatatacacatacattacaGCTGCGAAAGATGCCCAGACAGCAGAGTACAGAATCTACGATGAAATCCCCCAGTCCAAG
- the CD84 gene encoding SLAM family member 5 isoform X8 has product MAHHHTWILLLCLQTRLGAVGSNTDITMVNGILGESVTFSLSILKSEEVKSISWNSKTSVAVVVPGNSGTTITVTHQNYYDRLNVSGLNYNLELRNLRMEDSGIYKADITVKSLEKVTTITKCYDLQVYRRLGKPKITRSLMTSMNGTCNVTLTCSVEKEEKNVTYSWSHLGREGNVLQIFQTPDNQHLTYTCTAWNPVSNNSDSISAQQLCADIAVGLQTRHPGLLSGLAVLSVFIIIIPSVILCLMYKRGQGRIFSEGKKWKGTFLLPGTEVIYPRFLLEDLQ; this is encoded by the exons ATGGCTCATCACCACACATGGATCTTGCTTCTTTGCCTTCAAACCC GTCTGGGAGCAGTTGGAAGCAACACAGACATCACTATGGTAAATGGGATTCTGGGGGAGTCAGTGACTTTCTCCTTAAGTATCCTCAAATCAGAAGAAGTTAAAAGTATTTCCTGGAATTCCAAAACATCTGTCGCTGTTGTAGTACCAGGAAACTCAGGAACAACGATTACTGTAACCCACCAAAATTACTATGACCGACTAAATGTCTCAGGTCTGAACTACAACCTGGAGCTCAGAAATCTGAGGATGGAAGATTCAGGGATCTACAAAGCTGACATTACTGTAAAGAGCCTTGAAAAAGTCACCACCATCACTAAGTGCTACGACCTTCAAGTCTATC GTCGGCTTGGGAAGCCAAAAATTACTCGGAGTTTAATGACATCTATGAATGGCACCTGTAATGTCACACTGACATGCTctgtggagaaagaagaaaagaatgtgacATACAGTTGGAGTCACCTGGGCAGAGAGGGCAATGTCCTTCAAATCTTCCAGACCCCTGACAACCAACACCTGACTTACACATGTACAGCCTGGAACCCTGTCAGCAACAATTCTGACTCCATCTCTGCCCAGCAGCTCTGTGCAG ACATCGCAGTGGGCCTCCAGACTCGCCACCCTGGGCTGCTGAGTGGGCTGGCTGTGCTCTCTGTGTTTATAATCATCATACCTTCAGTGATTTTGTGTCTTATGTACAAGAGAGGACAAGGTAGGATCTTCTCAGAAGGTAAAAAGTGGAAAGgcaccttccttcttcctgggaCTGAAGTCATTTATCCAAG GTTCCTACTTGAAGACCTTCAGTAA
- the CD84 gene encoding SLAM family member 5 isoform X7, giving the protein MAHHHTWILLLCLQTRLGAVGSNTDITMVNGILGESVTFSLSILKSEEVKSISWNSKTSVAVVVPGNSGTTITVTHQNYYDRLNVSGLNYNLELRNLRMEDSGIYKADITVKSLEKVTTITKCYDLQVYRRLGKPKITRSLMTSMNGTCNVTLTCSVEKEEKNVTYSWSHLGREGNVLQIFQTPDNQHLTYTCTAWNPVSNNSDSISAQQLCADIAVGLQTRHPGLLSGLAVLSVFIIIIPSVILCLMYKRGQGSYLKTFSKNPASLGPHTEPGTYRELNQCLTV; this is encoded by the exons ATGGCTCATCACCACACATGGATCTTGCTTCTTTGCCTTCAAACCC GTCTGGGAGCAGTTGGAAGCAACACAGACATCACTATGGTAAATGGGATTCTGGGGGAGTCAGTGACTTTCTCCTTAAGTATCCTCAAATCAGAAGAAGTTAAAAGTATTTCCTGGAATTCCAAAACATCTGTCGCTGTTGTAGTACCAGGAAACTCAGGAACAACGATTACTGTAACCCACCAAAATTACTATGACCGACTAAATGTCTCAGGTCTGAACTACAACCTGGAGCTCAGAAATCTGAGGATGGAAGATTCAGGGATCTACAAAGCTGACATTACTGTAAAGAGCCTTGAAAAAGTCACCACCATCACTAAGTGCTACGACCTTCAAGTCTATC GTCGGCTTGGGAAGCCAAAAATTACTCGGAGTTTAATGACATCTATGAATGGCACCTGTAATGTCACACTGACATGCTctgtggagaaagaagaaaagaatgtgacATACAGTTGGAGTCACCTGGGCAGAGAGGGCAATGTCCTTCAAATCTTCCAGACCCCTGACAACCAACACCTGACTTACACATGTACAGCCTGGAACCCTGTCAGCAACAATTCTGACTCCATCTCTGCCCAGCAGCTCTGTGCAG ACATCGCAGTGGGCCTCCAGACTCGCCACCCTGGGCTGCTGAGTGGGCTGGCTGTGCTCTCTGTGTTTATAATCATCATACCTTCAGTGATTTTGTGTCTTATGTACAAGAGAGGACAAG GTTCCTACTTGAAGACCTTCAGTAAGAACCCTG CTTCTCTGGGACCTCACACGGAGCCTGGCACCTATAGAGAGCTTAACCAATGTTTGACTGTGTGA